A single Cyclopterus lumpus isolate fCycLum1 chromosome 15, fCycLum1.pri, whole genome shotgun sequence DNA region contains:
- the cnrip1b gene encoding CB1 cannabinoid receptor-interacting protein 1b, with protein sequence MAAVPPLVRIAVSLKMLPNDTSVHFKADGARFGQTRTIKLLTGSKYRIEVVVKPGAVEATSMSVGGVTFPLEQQSKDPQSVVYGGQYDTEGVTHTKSGERQPVQINIQFTEAGLFETVWQVKYYNYNKRDHCQWGNSFNSIEYECKPNDTRTLMWVNKETFL encoded by the exons ATGGCCGCCGTGCCTCCGCTCGTTCGGATCGCCGTCTCCCTGAAGATGTTGCCCAACGACACGTCGGTCCACTTCAAGGCCGACGGCGCGCGCTTCGGACAGACGCGCACCATCAAGCTGCTCACCGGGTCCAAGTACCGCATCGAGGTGGTCGTTAAACCGGGAGCGGTGGAGGCCAC GTCGatgagtgtggggggggtgaCCTTCCCCCTGGAGCAGCAGTCTAAAGACCCCCAGTCGGTGGTCTACGGCGGCCAGTACGACACCGAAGGGGTGACCCACACCAAGAGTGGGGAGAGGCAGCCGGTTCAAATCAACATACAG TTCACCGAGGCGGGGCTGTTTGAGACGGTGTGGCAGGTGAAGtactacaactacaacaagAGGGACCACTGCCAGTGGGGCAACAGCTTCAACAGCATCGAGTACGAGTGCAAACCCAACGACACGCGCACGCTCATGTGGGTCAACAAGGAGACGTTCCTGTGA
- the LOC117744259 gene encoding calcineurin subunit B type 1-like, with translation MGFLQYTSTASGGTQSADLTGGSVTGSVTGSFFVSVTGSDPGSVTGSVTGSFPVSVTGSVTGSVTGSVTGSVTGSVTGRSRGNEGSFPLEMCSHFDADEIKRLGKRFKKLDLDNSGSLSVEEFMSLPELQQNPLVQRVIDIFDTDGNGEVDFKEFIEGVSQFSVKGDKEQKLRFAFRIYDMDKDGYISNGELFQVLKMMVGNNLKDTQLQQIVDKTVINADRDGDGRISFEEFCLVVGGLDIHKKMVVDV, from the exons ATGGGCTTCCTGCAGTACACCTCCACCGCCAGCGGAGGGACCCAAAGCGCAGACCTAACCGGAG GGTCGGTCACCGGGTCCGTCACCGGGTCGTTCTTCGTGTCCGTCACCGGGTCGGACCCCGGGTCGGTCACCGGGTCCGTCACCGGGTCGTTCCCCGTGTCCGTCACTGGGTCCGTCACCGGGTCCGTCACCGGGTCCGTCACCGGGTCGGTCACCGGGTCCGTCACCGGTCGGTCAAGG gGAAATGAAGGCAGTTTCCCCCTGGAGATGTGCTCACACT tcgaTGCGGATGAGATCAAGCGTCTGGGGAAGCGCTTCAAGAAACTGGACCTGGACAACTCCGGCTCGCTCAGCGTGGAGGAGTTCATGTCGCTGCCGGAGCTCCAGCAGAACCCGCTGGTCCAGAGAGTCATCGACATCTTCGACACGGACGGCAACGGAGAGGTGGACTTCAAAG agtTCATTGAGGGAGTCTCTCAGTTCAGCGTCAAAGGGGACAAAGAGCAGAAGCTCCGCT tCGCCTTCCGGATCTACGACATGGACAAGGACGGCTACATCTCCAACGGCGAGCTCTTCCAGGTGCTGAAGATGATGGTGGGCAACAACCTGAAGGACACGCAGCTCCAGCAGATCGTGGACAAGACGGTGATCAACGCGGACCGGGACGGGGACGGGCGCATCTCCTTCGAGGAGTTCTGTTTA GTGGTCGGGGGTCTCGATATACACAAAAAGATGGTGGTGGACGTGTGA